The following are from one region of the Georgenia sp. M64 genome:
- the serB gene encoding phosphoserine phosphatase SerB: protein MNVSPDRPTLRVGLVSPRPLPVSLVEHARELVAAVADDVALATTSRGGWFAVAVTASLRAGGGDTGAVGRRLRTELVGPATALGVDVAVTTGSLAQDGPGLLVMDVDSTLITAEVIELLAEHAGTRTEVAAVTERAMRGEIDFANSLRERVATLAGLDVAVLADVRAAVELTPGARELVEAVHAAGGRVGVVSGGFVEVVEPLRAGLGIDHAVANALEVRDGRLTGRTLGPVVDRAAKEAHLRRWAAADGVPLERVVAVGDGANDLDMLGAAGLGVAFRAKPVVQEEADAAVTFPRLDAVWGLLGR, encoded by the coding sequence GTGAACGTCTCCCCGGACCGCCCCACCCTGCGCGTCGGCCTCGTCTCGCCCCGGCCGCTGCCGGTCTCGCTCGTGGAGCACGCGCGCGAGCTGGTCGCCGCGGTGGCCGACGACGTCGCCCTCGCGACGACCTCGCGCGGCGGGTGGTTCGCCGTCGCGGTCACGGCCTCGCTCCGCGCCGGCGGTGGGGACACCGGCGCCGTCGGGCGGCGGCTGCGCACCGAGCTCGTCGGGCCGGCGACGGCGCTCGGCGTCGACGTCGCCGTGACCACGGGCTCGCTCGCCCAGGACGGCCCGGGCCTGCTCGTCATGGACGTCGACTCCACCCTCATCACGGCCGAGGTGATCGAGCTGCTCGCCGAGCACGCGGGCACCCGCACGGAGGTCGCCGCGGTCACCGAACGCGCCATGCGCGGCGAGATCGACTTCGCCAACAGCCTGCGCGAGCGGGTCGCCACCCTCGCCGGGCTCGACGTGGCCGTCCTCGCCGACGTGCGCGCCGCCGTCGAGCTGACCCCCGGCGCCCGCGAGCTCGTCGAGGCGGTGCACGCCGCAGGCGGCCGGGTCGGCGTGGTCTCGGGCGGGTTCGTCGAGGTGGTCGAGCCCCTGCGGGCCGGCCTCGGCATCGACCACGCGGTGGCGAACGCCCTCGAGGTGCGCGACGGCCGCCTCACCGGGCGCACGCTCGGGCCGGTGGTCGACCGGGCCGCGAAGGAGGCGCACCTGCGCCGGTGGGCCGCGGCCGACGGCGTACCGCTCGAGCGCGTCGTCGCCGTCGGTGACGGCGCCAACGACCTGGACATGCTCGGTGCGGCCGGGCTCGGGGTGGCCTTCCGGGCCAAGCCGGTGGTGCAGGAGGAGGCGGACGCCGCCGTCACCTTCCCCCGGCTCGACGCCGTGTGGGGCCTGCTCGGGCGCTGA
- a CDS encoding cytochrome c biogenesis CcdA family protein → MEISLLAAFLGGVLALLSPCGALLLPAFFASTLGAGSRLFAHGAVFFVGLSLTLVPLGLGASFVGSLVTTERDLLITVAGWLIVVFGIAQILGFGFDLSRVLPGARSIQATAPRRTGVTRSFLLGTVSGIAGFCSGPILGAVLTMAATEDDLVAAGGLLAVYGAGMVVPLLALAAVWGRLGAAGRARLRGRELAVGPLRLHTTSVITGVLLVAVGVVFLRTNGMAALPELLPAALLAQLQRAVLSVSAAVPEQVVIVVAALAALTVWFLRRRRVTEDGDEPAGAAEPDAAGEPVAAEERDAAEEPAAAGEPAAPGDPVVAGRLDAPAEPDAARRQS, encoded by the coding sequence GTGGAGATCAGCCTCCTCGCCGCCTTCCTCGGCGGTGTCCTGGCCCTCCTGAGCCCGTGCGGGGCGCTGCTGCTGCCGGCGTTCTTCGCCTCGACGCTGGGCGCCGGATCCCGCCTGTTCGCGCACGGCGCCGTCTTCTTCGTGGGCCTCTCGCTCACGCTCGTCCCGCTGGGACTGGGCGCGTCGTTCGTGGGGTCGCTCGTGACCACCGAACGTGACCTGCTCATCACGGTCGCGGGCTGGCTCATCGTCGTCTTCGGTATCGCCCAGATCCTCGGGTTCGGCTTCGACCTCTCCCGGGTGCTCCCCGGGGCGCGGAGCATCCAGGCCACGGCGCCGCGGCGGACCGGGGTGACCCGGTCGTTCCTCCTCGGCACGGTCTCGGGGATCGCCGGCTTCTGCTCCGGTCCGATCCTCGGCGCCGTGCTCACCATGGCCGCGACCGAGGACGACCTCGTGGCCGCCGGCGGCCTGCTCGCCGTCTACGGCGCCGGGATGGTCGTGCCGCTGCTCGCCCTCGCGGCGGTGTGGGGACGACTCGGGGCGGCCGGGCGGGCGCGGCTGCGCGGCCGGGAGCTGGCCGTGGGTCCGTTGCGCCTGCACACCACCTCGGTGATCACCGGCGTCCTGCTCGTCGCCGTCGGCGTCGTCTTCCTCAGGACCAACGGCATGGCCGCCCTGCCCGAGCTCCTGCCCGCGGCGCTCCTCGCGCAGCTCCAGCGCGCGGTGCTCAGCGTCTCCGCCGCCGTGCCCGAGCAGGTGGTCATCGTCGTGGCCGCGCTCGCCGCGCTGACGGTGTGGTTCCTCCGGCGCCGGCGCGTGACCGAGGACGGCGACGAACCGGCCGGCGCGGCCGAGCCCGACGCCGCGGGGGAGCCCGTTGCCGCGGAGGAGCGCGACGCCGCGGAAGAGCCCGCTGCCGCAGGGGAGCCTGCTGCCCCGGGGGACCCCGTTGTCGCAGGGAGGCTCGACGCCCCGGCGGAGCCCGACGCCGCGAGGAGGCAGTCATGA
- a CDS encoding BlaI/MecI/CopY family transcriptional regulator, with the protein MPELAPLPRLGSLEREVMEVLWDSGAAMTTRAVLERLTTGLAYTTVATVLGNLVRKGMAERVTAGRTWAYRHGPSRSEYCGGLMAETFSATPDRAASFLHFVERMSPEDVDLLRSLLDDVPDVPDAPDDDARAPRR; encoded by the coding sequence ATGCCTGAGCTCGCGCCCCTCCCCCGGCTCGGCAGCCTCGAGCGCGAGGTCATGGAGGTCCTGTGGGACTCCGGTGCGGCCATGACCACCCGGGCGGTGCTCGAGCGGCTCACCACGGGTCTGGCGTACACCACCGTGGCCACGGTCCTGGGCAACCTCGTGCGCAAGGGCATGGCCGAGCGGGTCACCGCAGGACGCACCTGGGCCTACCGTCACGGCCCCAGCCGGAGCGAGTACTGCGGCGGGCTCATGGCGGAGACGTTCTCCGCCACGCCCGACCGGGCCGCGTCGTTCCTCCACTTCGTCGAGCGGATGTCGCCCGAGGACGTCGACCTCCTCCGCAGCCTCCTCGACGACGTGCCCGACGTGCCCGACGCGCCCGACGACGACGCGCGGGCACCGCGGCGATGA
- the fabI gene encoding enoyl-ACP reductase FabI encodes MGLLDGKTILVTGVLKDSSIAFHVARLAQEQGATVVLTSFGRQFRLTEVTARRLPAPAPVVQLDVTDEDDLAALADRVREHTDHLDAVVHSIGFAPQSVMGGSFLDGRWEDVATAVHVSAYSLKALAVAAKPLMGRGSAVVGLTFDASFAWPVYDWMGVAKAAFEATSRYLARDLGKDGIRCNLVAAGPVKTTAATSIPGFEQVEGGWDERAPLGWDVADADPTARTVLALCSDWLPATTGEIVHADGGVHAMGV; translated from the coding sequence ATGGGACTGCTCGACGGCAAGACGATCCTCGTCACCGGCGTCCTCAAGGACAGCTCGATCGCCTTCCACGTGGCGCGGCTCGCCCAGGAGCAGGGCGCCACCGTCGTGCTGACCTCCTTCGGCCGGCAGTTCCGCCTCACCGAGGTCACCGCCCGCCGGCTCCCGGCCCCCGCGCCGGTGGTCCAGCTCGACGTGACCGACGAGGACGACCTCGCGGCGCTGGCGGACCGGGTGCGCGAGCACACCGACCACCTCGACGCCGTCGTGCACTCCATCGGCTTCGCCCCGCAGTCCGTCATGGGCGGGAGCTTCCTCGACGGTCGGTGGGAGGACGTCGCGACGGCGGTCCACGTCTCCGCGTACTCCCTCAAGGCGCTCGCCGTGGCCGCGAAGCCGCTCATGGGCCGCGGGTCCGCCGTCGTCGGACTGACCTTCGACGCGAGCTTCGCCTGGCCCGTGTACGACTGGATGGGCGTGGCGAAGGCCGCCTTCGAGGCGACCTCGCGCTACCTGGCCCGCGACCTCGGCAAGGACGGCATCCGCTGCAACCTCGTCGCGGCCGGTCCGGTGAAGACGACGGCGGCGACCTCGATCCCGGGGTTCGAGCAGGTCGAGGGCGGCTGGGACGAGCGCGCGCCGCTGGGCTGGGACGTCGCCGACGCCGACCCCACCGCCCGCACCGTGCTGGCCCTGTGCTCGGACTGGCTGCCCGCCACCACCGGCGAGATCGTCCACGCCGACGGTGGCGTCCACGCCATGGGGGTGTGA
- the glgA gene encoding glycogen synthase gives MRVDLLTREYPPHVYGGAGVHVTELARVLRRSIDVRVHAFDGPRPAGDTDHDVEVPVTGYDDLPELGSANAALRTFGVDLTMAANLAGTDLVHSHTWYANLAGTLGGLLNGVPHVLSAHSLEPLRPWKAEQLGGGYALSSWAERTAYESAAAVIAVSGGMREDILRSYPQVDPGKVHVVHNGIDLDGWRRPTGAAQEEAARATLARLAIDPARPTVVFVGRITRQKGLPHLLRAVEQLPPEVQLVLCAGAPDTPEIAAEVTSLVEGLQDRRDGVVWIEEMLPREELVAVLAAGTAFVCPSVYEPLGIVNLEAMAVGLPVVGSATGGIPEVIDDGVTGTLVPIEQVQDGTGTPVDPRAFEHDLAEALTAMVSDPARAAEMGVAARRRVEEHFAWEAIAERTLEVYRSVL, from the coding sequence ATGAGGGTCGATCTCCTCACCCGTGAGTACCCGCCGCACGTCTACGGCGGGGCCGGGGTGCACGTCACCGAGCTGGCACGCGTGCTGCGCCGCAGCATCGACGTGCGGGTCCACGCGTTCGACGGTCCGCGCCCGGCGGGCGACACCGACCACGACGTCGAGGTCCCCGTGACCGGCTACGACGACCTGCCCGAGCTCGGCTCGGCCAACGCCGCCCTGCGCACGTTCGGCGTCGACCTGACGATGGCCGCGAACCTCGCGGGGACCGACCTCGTGCACAGCCACACCTGGTACGCCAACCTCGCCGGCACGCTCGGCGGGCTGCTCAACGGCGTGCCCCACGTGCTCTCCGCGCACTCCCTCGAGCCGCTCCGGCCCTGGAAGGCGGAGCAGCTCGGCGGCGGGTACGCCCTCTCGAGCTGGGCCGAGCGCACGGCCTACGAGAGCGCCGCGGCGGTCATCGCCGTCTCCGGCGGCATGCGCGAGGACATCCTGCGCTCCTACCCGCAGGTCGACCCCGGCAAGGTGCACGTCGTCCACAACGGCATCGACCTCGACGGCTGGCGCCGGCCCACCGGCGCGGCGCAGGAGGAGGCCGCCCGGGCCACGCTCGCGCGCCTGGCCATCGACCCCGCGCGGCCCACCGTGGTCTTCGTCGGCCGCATCACCCGGCAGAAGGGCCTGCCGCACCTCCTGCGCGCCGTCGAGCAGCTGCCCCCCGAGGTCCAGCTCGTGCTGTGCGCCGGCGCCCCGGACACCCCCGAGATCGCCGCAGAGGTCACCTCCCTCGTCGAGGGTCTGCAGGACCGCCGTGACGGCGTGGTGTGGATCGAGGAGATGCTGCCGCGCGAGGAGCTCGTCGCGGTGCTCGCCGCGGGCACGGCGTTCGTGTGCCCCTCGGTCTACGAGCCGCTCGGCATCGTCAACCTCGAGGCCATGGCCGTGGGCCTGCCCGTCGTCGGCTCGGCGACCGGCGGGATCCCGGAGGTCATCGACGACGGCGTCACCGGCACCCTCGTCCCCATCGAGCAGGTGCAGGACGGCACCGGCACCCCGGTGGACCCGCGGGCCTTCGAGCACGACCTCGCCGAGGCCCTGACGGCGATGGTCTCCGACCCGGCCCGCGCGGCCGAGATGGGCGTCGCCGCCCGCCGCCGGGTGGAGGAGCACTTCGCCTGGGAGGCGATCGCCGAGCGCACCCTGGAGGTCTACCGCAGCGTGCTCTGA
- a CDS encoding M56 family metallopeptidase: MTAAVLAVLLAVLLGVGALAPRLRRRPTPTFSARPRLGLAAWTGAALAWTAGLLVLGPLLAWAVTGPALPGAVGDVCRRCLVATNPFGPAPSTTTTAVPVFVLLLVPAVLALALVGRAVIDLARAGRTADAHLAALDGTALRADALPSDAPQRNALPGTALHGSALHGDALRSSARHGATRPEAGDEVVVWLVEDDAPAAYALPGRRGVVLTRGGLDALTAPQLHAVLGHERAHVVQRHHTVLGLLAALARVLGRVPLVAHAHRSAARYAEMAADDAARRAAGTRALAGALLALGGHPDLQRGPAGMPMLHAAGRAVPWRTARLVTPPSPPSRWGLAAVVAYVAAVVAVVAHVVVPYGTVLVTGTC; this comes from the coding sequence ATGACGGCCGCGGTCCTCGCCGTGCTCCTGGCGGTGCTGCTCGGCGTGGGTGCCCTCGCGCCGCGGCTGCGCCGGCGTCCGACGCCGACCTTCAGCGCTCGGCCGCGCCTGGGCCTGGCCGCGTGGACGGGCGCGGCGCTCGCCTGGACGGCTGGACTGCTCGTTCTCGGCCCGCTGCTGGCCTGGGCCGTCACCGGGCCGGCGCTGCCCGGGGCCGTGGGCGACGTCTGCCGCAGGTGCCTCGTGGCCACCAACCCCTTCGGCCCAGCGCCTTCGACCACGACCACGGCCGTCCCCGTCTTCGTCCTTCTCCTCGTGCCCGCCGTCCTGGCGCTCGCCCTGGTGGGGCGGGCGGTGATCGACCTCGCCCGCGCGGGCCGCACCGCCGACGCGCACCTCGCGGCCCTGGACGGCACAGCGCTACGAGCCGACGCCCTGCCCAGCGACGCCCCGCAGAGGAACGCGCTGCCCGGCACGGCGCTGCACGGCTCAGCCCTGCACGGCGACGCCCTGCGCAGTTCAGCCCGGCACGGTGCAACCCGGCCGGAGGCCGGGGACGAGGTCGTCGTCTGGCTCGTCGAGGACGACGCACCGGCTGCGTACGCGCTGCCCGGACGGCGCGGGGTGGTGCTCACCCGCGGCGGGCTCGACGCCCTCACCGCGCCGCAGCTCCATGCCGTCCTCGGCCACGAGCGCGCCCACGTCGTCCAGCGCCACCACACGGTCCTCGGCCTGCTCGCCGCGCTGGCCCGGGTCCTGGGCCGGGTCCCGCTCGTCGCCCACGCGCACCGGTCGGCGGCCCGGTACGCCGAGATGGCCGCCGACGACGCCGCGCGCCGCGCGGCCGGCACGCGCGCCCTGGCCGGGGCGCTGCTGGCCCTGGGAGGTCATCCCGACCTGCAGCGAGGCCCGGCCGGCATGCCGATGCTCCACGCGGCCGGCCGGGCCGTCCCGTGGCGCACCGCCCGCCTCGTGACCCCGCCGTCGCCGCCGTCACGCTGGGGGTTGGCGGCCGTGGTCGCCTACGTGGCGGCGGTCGTCGCCGTGGTCGCGCACGTCGTCGTGCCCTACGGCACGGTGCTGGTGACCGGCACCTGCTGA
- a CDS encoding glucose-1-phosphate adenylyltransferase produces the protein MASPRVLAIVLAGGEGKRLMPLTMDRAKPAVPFGGIYRLIDFALSNVVNSGYLKIVVLTQYKSHSLDRHIAKTWRMSNLLGNYVAPVPAQQRVGKHWFLGSADAVYQSLNLIDDERPDIVVVVGADNIYRMDFSQMVSQHIDSGFPLTVAGIRQPLALADQFGVIQADKDNPHKIGEFLEKPKDAQGLVDSPNEVLASMGNYVFDADALVEAVTADAKDDSSKHDMGGSIVPAFVNDGAAGLYDFTFNDVPGATDRDRSYWRDVGSVDAFYEANQDLISVFPVFNLYNDDWPLFTGYTGLPPAKFVYGHRERLGHALDSLVSPGVIVSGGEVVGSVLSPGTRVNSWSSVRDSVLFDGVQVGRNSTVSRAILDKYVVVEEGAQVGLDHDQDRERGFTVTESGITVVPKGMVVKR, from the coding sequence ATGGCATCCCCACGAGTACTTGCGATCGTCCTGGCCGGCGGCGAGGGGAAGCGGCTGATGCCGCTGACCATGGACCGGGCCAAGCCCGCGGTGCCGTTCGGGGGGATCTACCGGCTGATCGACTTCGCGCTGTCGAACGTCGTGAACTCGGGCTACCTCAAGATCGTGGTGCTGACGCAGTACAAGTCGCACAGCCTGGACCGACACATCGCCAAGACGTGGCGCATGTCGAACCTCCTGGGCAACTACGTCGCGCCCGTGCCCGCGCAGCAGCGGGTCGGCAAGCACTGGTTCCTCGGCAGCGCGGACGCCGTCTACCAGTCCCTCAACCTCATCGACGACGAGCGGCCCGACATCGTCGTCGTCGTCGGCGCCGACAACATCTACCGCATGGACTTCTCCCAGATGGTGTCCCAGCACATCGACTCGGGGTTCCCCCTGACCGTCGCGGGCATCCGTCAGCCCCTCGCGCTGGCCGACCAGTTCGGCGTCATCCAGGCCGACAAGGACAACCCCCACAAGATCGGGGAGTTCCTGGAGAAGCCCAAGGACGCGCAGGGGCTGGTGGACTCCCCCAACGAGGTGCTCGCCTCGATGGGCAACTACGTCTTCGACGCCGACGCCCTCGTCGAGGCCGTCACCGCCGACGCGAAGGACGACTCCTCCAAGCACGACATGGGCGGCTCGATCGTCCCGGCGTTCGTGAACGACGGCGCGGCCGGCCTGTACGACTTCACCTTCAACGACGTGCCGGGTGCGACCGACCGCGACCGCAGCTACTGGCGCGACGTCGGCTCGGTGGACGCCTTCTACGAGGCGAACCAGGACCTCATCTCCGTCTTCCCGGTCTTCAACCTCTACAACGACGACTGGCCGCTGTTCACCGGGTACACCGGGCTCCCGCCGGCGAAGTTCGTCTACGGCCACCGCGAGCGCCTCGGCCACGCCCTGGACTCCCTCGTCTCCCCCGGCGTCATCGTCTCCGGCGGCGAGGTGGTCGGGTCGGTCCTCTCCCCCGGGACCCGGGTGAACTCCTGGTCCTCGGTGCGCGACTCCGTGCTCTTCGACGGCGTGCAGGTGGGCCGCAACTCCACGGTCTCGCGAGCCATCCTCGACAAGTACGTCGTCGTGGAGGAGGGCGCCCAGGTCGGGCTGGACCACGACCAGGACCGTGAGCGCGGCTTCACCGTCACCGAGTCGGGCATCACCGTCGTGCCCAAGGGCATGGTCGTCAAGCGCTGA
- a CDS encoding NfeD family protein, with product MAWLWWLGGALVLGVVEMLTVDLIFLMFAGGALAAMLMAVLGAPVWAQILVFSVVSIVLLFGVRPWAKRALDRSTPDSLTNVAAHVGREATVLIDVTDRAGRVKLLGEVWTARAAGHGTVLPAGTTVRVVRIDGAIAVVEPVPTTPYG from the coding sequence ATGGCCTGGCTCTGGTGGCTCGGCGGCGCCCTCGTCCTCGGTGTGGTCGAGATGCTCACGGTCGACCTCATCTTCCTCATGTTCGCCGGCGGGGCTCTCGCCGCGATGCTCATGGCGGTGCTGGGTGCGCCGGTGTGGGCGCAGATCCTCGTGTTCTCCGTCGTCTCGATCGTCCTGCTGTTCGGCGTGCGGCCCTGGGCGAAGAGGGCGCTGGACCGTTCCACCCCCGACTCGCTGACCAACGTGGCGGCCCACGTCGGGCGCGAGGCCACCGTCCTCATCGACGTCACCGACCGGGCGGGCCGGGTGAAGCTGCTCGGCGAGGTCTGGACCGCGCGCGCCGCGGGCCACGGCACCGTCCTGCCCGCCGGCACCACGGTGCGGGTCGTGCGGATCGACGGGGCGATCGCCGTCGTCGAGCCCGTGCCCACCACCCCCTACGGCTGA
- a CDS encoding SPFH domain-containing protein: MLESLGGTVALVVLLLVALFVVVAISRAVRIVPQAVALIVERLGKYQTTMYAGLHFLIPFVDRVRASVDLREQVVSFPPQPVITSDNLVVSIDTVLYFQVTDPKSATYEIANFITGIEQLTVTTLRNVIGSMDLEQTLTSRDQINGQLRGVLDEATGRWGIRVNRVELKSIDPPQSIQGAMEQQMRAERDRRAAILTAEGVKQSQILTAEGEKQSAILRAEGQAQSAILRAQGESRAILQVFDAIHRGKPDSKLLAYQYLQMLPEIANGSASKLWVIPTELTAALNGITKGFGGVGTGGPDGDDGDLDDGDHPTVDFGTYGSGMAKELGETTLQDPDEALAQARGEAARATSEATTAGERSGSPFSRSAERGQAPAESEQTRSERRAAAQAREDALEAGSERARLQAQRQAEELTERTRTSPGGAGPQEGSPQEDTSRFAPPEPEGEGPGQR; this comes from the coding sequence GTGCTCGAGTCCCTCGGCGGCACCGTCGCCCTCGTCGTCCTCCTGCTGGTGGCGCTGTTCGTCGTCGTGGCGATCAGCCGCGCCGTTCGGATCGTGCCGCAGGCGGTGGCGCTCATCGTCGAACGTCTGGGCAAGTACCAGACGACCATGTACGCCGGCCTGCACTTCCTCATCCCGTTCGTCGACCGGGTCCGCGCCAGCGTGGACCTGCGCGAGCAGGTCGTGTCCTTCCCGCCGCAGCCGGTCATCACCTCCGACAACCTCGTGGTGAGCATCGACACGGTGCTGTACTTCCAGGTCACCGACCCCAAGTCCGCGACCTACGAGATCGCCAACTTCATCACCGGTATCGAGCAGCTGACGGTGACCACGCTGCGCAACGTCATCGGCTCGATGGACCTCGAGCAGACCCTCACCAGCCGCGACCAGATCAACGGTCAGCTGCGCGGGGTGCTGGACGAGGCCACCGGCCGGTGGGGCATCCGCGTCAACCGCGTCGAGCTGAAGTCGATCGACCCGCCGCAGAGCATCCAGGGCGCGATGGAGCAGCAGATGCGCGCCGAGCGTGACCGCCGCGCCGCGATCCTCACCGCCGAGGGCGTCAAGCAGTCGCAGATCCTCACCGCCGAGGGTGAGAAGCAGTCGGCGATCCTGCGGGCCGAGGGGCAGGCGCAGTCGGCGATCCTGCGGGCCCAGGGCGAGTCCCGCGCGATCCTGCAGGTGTTCGACGCCATCCACCGCGGCAAGCCCGACAGCAAGCTCCTCGCCTACCAGTACCTCCAGATGCTCCCCGAGATCGCCAACGGCTCCGCGTCCAAGCTGTGGGTGATCCCCACCGAGCTCACGGCCGCCCTCAACGGCATCACCAAGGGGTTCGGCGGCGTCGGTACCGGCGGGCCCGACGGGGACGACGGCGACCTCGACGACGGCGACCACCCCACCGTCGACTTCGGCACCTACGGGTCGGGGATGGCCAAGGAGCTCGGCGAGACGACCCTGCAGGACCCCGACGAGGCGCTCGCGCAGGCCCGGGGCGAGGCCGCCCGTGCGACGTCGGAGGCCACCACCGCCGGCGAGCGGTCCGGCTCGCCCTTCTCCCGCTCGGCCGAGCGCGGCCAGGCCCCGGCCGAGAGCGAGCAGACGCGGTCCGAGCGCCGCGCCGCCGCCCAGGCTCGAGAGGACGCCCTCGAGGCCGGCAGCGAGCGTGCCCGGCTGCAGGCGCAGCGTCAGGCCGAGGAGCTCACCGAGCGCACGCGTACCAGCCCCGGCGGGGCGGGTCCGCAGGAGGGGAGCCCCCAGGAGGACACCTCGCGCTTCGCCCCGCCCGAGCCGGAGGGCGAGGGTCCGGGTCAGCGCTAG
- a CDS encoding ABC transporter ATP-binding protein — MGDVLELNDVSVRRGAKLILDRVSWSVDEGERWVVLGPNGAGKTTVIQLVAGRLHPTSGTVDIIGERLGQVDVAELRPLVGLASAALDQRLPAGERVLDVVLTASYGMTGRWREQYEDVDTVRAAALLDAFGVGHLAERTYGTLSSGERKRVQIARALMPDPEVLLLDEPAAGLDLGGREELMGALAELAGDRRSPVLVLVTHHVEEIPPGFTHALLLREGTVEAAGPLEEVLTPQHLSRAFGLELEVERHRDRYSARASRGHADDHGAHSAPGDRDALG; from the coding sequence ATGGGTGATGTGCTGGAGCTGAACGACGTCTCCGTCCGGCGTGGGGCGAAGCTGATCCTCGACCGCGTGAGCTGGTCCGTCGACGAGGGCGAGCGCTGGGTGGTCCTCGGCCCCAACGGTGCCGGCAAGACGACGGTCATCCAGCTGGTCGCGGGCCGCCTGCACCCGACCTCGGGCACGGTGGACATCATCGGTGAGCGTCTGGGCCAGGTGGACGTCGCCGAGCTCCGCCCGCTCGTCGGCCTCGCCTCCGCGGCCCTGGACCAGCGCCTGCCCGCGGGGGAGCGGGTGCTCGACGTCGTCCTCACCGCCTCCTACGGCATGACCGGGCGCTGGCGCGAGCAGTACGAGGACGTCGACACCGTCCGTGCCGCGGCTCTCCTGGACGCCTTCGGCGTCGGCCACCTGGCCGAGCGGACCTACGGCACCCTCAGCTCCGGGGAGCGCAAGCGCGTCCAGATCGCCCGGGCACTCATGCCGGACCCCGAGGTCCTCCTCCTCGACGAGCCCGCCGCCGGCCTCGACCTCGGCGGTCGCGAGGAGCTCATGGGTGCCCTCGCCGAGCTCGCCGGGGACCGGCGCTCGCCGGTGCTCGTCCTCGTCACCCACCACGTCGAGGAGATCCCGCCGGGCTTCACCCACGCCCTGCTCCTGCGCGAGGGCACGGTCGAGGCCGCCGGGCCGCTCGAGGAGGTGCTCACCCCCCAGCACCTCTCCCGGGCGTTCGGTCTCGAGCTCGAGGTCGAGCGGCACCGTGACCGCTACAGCGCCCGCGCCTCGCGCGGGCACGCCGACGACCACGGCGCCCACAGCGCACCGGGGGACCGCGACGCGCTCGGGTAG
- a CDS encoding histidine phosphatase family protein codes for MARTLVLLRHAKAEPERDLGDAQRPLAAKGRRQAAALGPALADAVGAVDLALVSSALRTTETFKLLAGGVAVREQTVVDDLYVAGPREVLALLRGVPESTGTALVVGHEPTISHLASMLHDDADDLALQVSLGVPTATACILTLRTGWRELDRSTAHLTRLLRPEH; via the coding sequence ATGGCGCGGACCCTCGTCCTGCTCCGCCACGCCAAGGCCGAGCCCGAGCGCGACCTCGGGGACGCCCAGCGACCGCTGGCGGCGAAGGGGCGACGCCAGGCGGCCGCGCTCGGCCCGGCCCTGGCCGACGCCGTCGGCGCCGTGGACCTGGCGCTGGTCTCCTCGGCGCTGCGCACCACCGAGACCTTCAAGCTGCTCGCCGGCGGGGTCGCCGTGCGGGAGCAGACCGTGGTCGACGACCTCTACGTCGCCGGTCCGCGCGAGGTCCTCGCGCTGCTGCGCGGGGTGCCGGAGTCGACCGGGACCGCCCTCGTCGTCGGGCACGAGCCGACGATCTCCCACCTCGCCTCGATGCTCCACGACGACGCCGACGACCTCGCCCTGCAGGTCTCCCTGGGCGTGCCCACAGCGACGGCGTGCATCCTCACCCTGCGGACGGGGTGGCGCGAGCTGGACCGCTCGACCGCTCACCTCACGCGGCTGCTGCGCCCGGAGCACTGA
- a CDS encoding thioredoxin domain-containing protein — protein MPAASARRVPAWLVPAAIVLVALVLLVVSVVGGDDEGAAQQPAATAPSDAPVADVVEPEQQTLEMARREEGDALAHGPVDAPVTLVVYNDFQCPFCAVWAKDTEPTMMEYADAGDLRIEWRDINAFGPVSVRAAQAAFAAGQQDAYVEYHHALFEGGEKRPADELTDEALIALAGELGLDVERFTADLDSPEVAAGVQANVDEAAAIGVYSTPAFLVGGTPILGAQPTEVFVRAYEEALAEAQG, from the coding sequence ATGCCCGCAGCGTCCGCCCGCCGGGTCCCGGCCTGGCTCGTCCCCGCCGCGATCGTCCTCGTCGCGCTCGTCCTGCTCGTCGTCTCCGTCGTCGGTGGCGACGACGAGGGTGCCGCCCAGCAGCCGGCCGCGACAGCGCCCTCCGACGCTCCGGTGGCCGACGTCGTCGAGCCCGAGCAGCAGACCTTGGAGATGGCGCGCCGGGAGGAGGGCGACGCGCTCGCCCACGGACCGGTCGACGCCCCGGTGACGCTCGTCGTCTACAACGACTTCCAGTGCCCGTTCTGCGCCGTGTGGGCGAAGGACACCGAGCCGACGATGATGGAGTACGCCGACGCCGGCGACCTCCGGATCGAGTGGCGCGACATCAACGCCTTCGGGCCGGTCTCGGTCCGCGCCGCGCAGGCTGCCTTCGCCGCGGGTCAGCAGGACGCCTACGTCGAGTACCACCACGCCCTCTTCGAGGGTGGGGAGAAGCGTCCCGCCGACGAGCTGACCGACGAGGCGCTCATCGCCCTCGCCGGCGAGCTCGGCCTCGACGTCGAGCGCTTCACCGCCGACCTGGACTCCCCGGAGGTCGCGGCCGGCGTCCAGGCGAACGTCGACGAGGCCGCCGCCATCGGCGTGTACTCCACCCCCGCCTTCCTCGTCGGTGGCACCCCGATCCTCGGCGCCCAGCCCACCGAGGTGTTCGTGCGGGCCTACGAAGAGGCGCTCGCGGAGGCGCAGGGCTGA